The Komagataeibacter sp. FNDCR2 nucleotide sequence CATGCTCTCGGCCATGTCCTCCATCTGCTGGAGTTTCTGCATGGCGTCGGCATTGCGGCCACCGGCGGCGTCATCCTGCAACTGCTGCATCATGCGGCCCAGATTCTGCTCCCCGCGTGCGGTCATTTCCGGAATGGCGGGCATGGCGGAATGTTCGCGCATGGCCTGCTGGGCAAGGGCCTGCATCTTGCGCGAAATCGCATCCTTCAGCGCCTGCATGCGGTGCTGGAGTTCGGCCTGCTGGTCGGGGCCCTGTCCCGCCGGTCCCATCTGGCGCATGTGTTCAAGCTGCTGCCGCACGGCTTCCTGCGCGGCCTGCACGCCAAAATCAGCCTGTTCGTTATTGATGTCGTGGCGGTTGTGCTCGATATCGAGTGCTAGAAACCATAGCCGTCCCGTGGCCTGGGTTATGGCATAGTCATCGGGCACGTCCTCGCTGTCCAGCATCGCCGCCGTGCTGGTAAGGGCCAGAAGCAGCCCGACCTGATGGGTCAGCATGGTATCGGCCTGCCCCAGCGCAAGCAGTTCACGCATGCCCTGCGTGCGGTTCTCCCGCCGCAGGGCGATGCGCTTGCGGATATCGAGTATCGCCTTGGCCAGCGGGTTGCGGAAGCTCCGCGCGCCGATACGCAGTCGGACCGGCGCGGATGTGGCCGTGACCCCGCTGCTGCTCGTGGCGACAAGGCGCGCGGTAACATCCTCGCCCGCCCATGGGTTTTCAGACAGGTCGGGTGTGGCCACGTCATCCGCCATGCGCGGGTGGCCGTTCAGCGGGATCGGGACATCAAGCCTGTCGCGCGGGCTGTCCGGCATGACCAGTTCCGCATGCATGCTCGCGATGCCGTAGGGCTGGGAGACATGATAGGGCAGGCGGGTCCGCCATTCGCCATCATGGCTGCCGGGGTCTTTCCCCCATGCGATTTCCGGGGCGGGGTTGGGGGTAACCTTCAGGTTCCACCGGGTAAGGACGCGCCCCCGGCCGCGCAGGGTCAGCGTGCCGCTGGCCAGCAGGGTTGCCTGCGCGCTCCAGCTTGCATTGCCCAGCGACCGGAAATCATGTGGCCCCAGCGCCGGGTCCTGTGCGCCGCGCATGCGCAGGGCGGGGTGGCCGTTCAGCCCGTTCAGGGTAACGGTCAGTTGCGCGCCTGCGGGAATGGTGGCGTCCGTATGCGCGGCGTCAAGGAAGACCGGCGCGCCCGGCGCGTAATCCGGCATGGTGATCCATGCATTGACCTGTGCCGCCGGGGTATCGGCATCATCCATGCCGGGCAGGAAGGCGGCGGCGATGCGGCTGGGGGCATGCCCCCCGGACCAGAGCAGCCCCCCCGCCAGCAGCACGCCCAGCGCCGCAGTGACCTGCCAGCGTCCGGCCGCGTGCAGGCGGGGCCGTGGCCAGCCGCCGCGCAGGTGGCCAAGTTCCGCCGTGACGCGCTGGAGGTGCCTTTGCCAGAGAAAGACGATCTCCGGCGTCCGCGGGTTGGCGGGCCGGTCGTACAAGGTGCGCAGGGGCTGGCCGGACAGGCCGGAAGCCTGTTCCACCCGCCGGTCGGTTTCCTGCGCGGTGGGGGGGCGGATGCGCTCTCCCGCCCGCCATGTCGCATAACCCGCCCCGGCGGCGATGGCCGCCAGCAGGAGCGTATGAACGGCGTCGGGCAGGGACTGGGGCAGGCGTGCCAGCCCCAGCACGCCAACGCCGAGGGCCGCATCGGCCCCCGGCAGCATGAGCGGCCACAGGCGTTCCACCCACAGGGCGCGACGGGCCTGCTGGCGGGCATGGGCCAGACGTTGCGGCAGGTCGCCGCCGGGCTGGGTGCTGTCCTGCCCGGTCGTCATAGGCCTCCGCCAGCGGGGATGAGGGACGCCCCCGCCCACTCGGGAATGCGGTCAGCGGCCCATAGATCCGCGATCTCCTGGCGTTCACGGATGACGGACCAGCGACCGCCATCCACCATCACCTGCGCTGCGAGCGGGCGGGCGTTATAGGTGGAACTCATGACCATGCCATAGGCCCCGCAATCCAGCAGCGCGAGGCGCGATCCGGCCTCCATGCGGGGCAGGGTGCGGTCATGGCCGAACGTATCCCCACTTTCGCATACCGGCCCCACCACATGCACCTGCTCGGTCGGGGCCGTGGCGCCAGCGGCGGAAAGGGGCAGGATGCCGTGCCACGCATCATACAGGCTGGGCCGCATGAGGTCGTTCATCGCCGCATCAAGCACAAGGAAAGGCGGCATGCCGTCATAGCCCCGCTTGCGCAGGATCACGGTACTCAGCAGCACCCCGGCAGGGCCGGCCAGCCAGCGGCCCGGTTCGATGGCAAGGCGCGTGCCCAGCGCCCCCAGTTCGGCATGGATGGCGGCGGCAAGCGCCTCGGGCGCGCCCTCGCTTTCATCGCGGTAGGAAATGCCCAGGCCCCCCCCGCAGTCCAGCACGTCTATGGCAAGGCCACGCGCGCGGATGGTCCGCACCAGATCCGCCAGCTTCGCATAGGCGGTACGGTAGGGCTGCATGCGGGTGATCTGGCTGCCGATATGCATGGCGAGCCCGACGGGCCGGATGCCGGGCAGGGCGGCGGCATGGGCGTAAAGATCGACCGCGCGGTTGTAGGGAATGCCGAATTTGTTGGTGGCGAGGCCGGTGGTGATCTTGGCGTGGGTGCCGGCATCGACATCGGGGTTGATGCGCAGGGCGACGGGCGCGTCCGCCCCTTCGGCGCGTGCGATGGTGGAAAGGAGGTCGAGTTCCTCCGCGCTTTCGACATTGATCTGGCCAATGCCCGCGCGCAGGGCCATCCGCATCTCATCGGGCGTCTTGCCCACGCCGGAAAAGACGATCCGGCCCGCCGGGATGCCCGCCATCATGGCGCGGCGCAGTTCACCGCCGCTGACCACATCCGCTCCGGCTCCTTCGGCCGCCAGCACGCGCAGCACGGCCAGATGGTCATTGGCCTTGACCGCGAAATGGATCGAAACCGGGCGGCCCGTGGCGTCGAATGCCGCCGCAAGGCGCCGGTAGCGCGCGCGCAGCGTGCCCGCGCTCATGACCCATGTGGGGGTGCCCAGCGCATCCGCTATGGCGTTGAGGGGCACATCCTCCAGCACAAGTCCGTCCATGGCGTGCATGGACAGCGCCGGACGGGCGGCCAGAAGGTCGGCAACGGAAGGATCCTGTCCGGGACAGGTGAGGGGAGCATGAGCCATGATGGCGTGCAGGATACCGTCTTGCACCGTCCCTTCCAAGGTGCTTGACGCAGGAAAGGCGGGGAAGCACAAATCAGTCATGGAAAATGACCCTCTGGTGCGGGCGGCGGTCGATGTGAGGCTGCGGGCCTATGCGCCGTATTCGCGCTTTCTGGTCGGTGCGGCGGTCGAAACCGTGGACGGACGGATTTTTGCCGGGTGCAATGTCGAAAATGCGGCCTATCCGGAAGGAACCTGTGCCGAGGCCGGGGCCATCGCGGCCATGGCGGCGGCGGGCGGGCGGCGCATCCGCCGCGTGGTGGTGTGTGGCGGGCTGGACGCTCCCTGCACGCCATGTGGGGGATGCAGGCAGAAAATAAGGGAATTCGCGGCGCCGGATACCGCCGTCATCATGGTCTCGCCACAGGGGGAGACGCTGCTGGAGCGTACGCTATCCGACCTGCTGCCCGACAGTTTCGGGCCGGGCAGCCTGTCCTGACCGCCTATCTGTCGGAACTGGGATAGCTCCGGTAATAAGCGTTTGAATGCGCGGGCTGGCGGGGCGTGCCGATGCGGCCACAGGCGTCGAGCGTGGTGGCCATGACCGCCAGAAGGCCGGTCAGCAGCATGAGCATGGCCGCGCGCCGGTGGCGGGTGGTGAAGCGGGTCATTTCTGCGCTCCCAGAATATCAAGCCAGCGCGCGGACTGCGCGCGCACGTTGTCACTCGCGGTGCCGCCATGGCTGGTGCGTGAGGCGATGGAGGAATCGACATCGAGTACCGAGAAGATGTCCCGGGTAATGCCCGGTTCCTCGGCCTGCATCTCCTCCAGCGTCAGGTCCGCCAGGCCCACGCCACGTGCTTCCGCCCTGCCGACCAGACGGCCCGTGACATGATGGGCGGTGCGGAACGGAACCTTCAGCACGCGCACCAGCCAGTCCGCCAGGTCGGTGGCGGTGGAAAAGCCCGAACCGGCATAGGCGCGCATCTGTTCGGCGTTGACGCTCAGATCCCGGATCATGCCATCCATGGCCGCAAGGCTCAGGGCGGCGGCGTCGGTCGCCGCGAAAACGGGCTCCTTGTCCTCCTGCATGTCCTTGGCATAGGCCAGCGGCAGGCCCTTCATGACCGTCAGCAGCCCCACCAGCGCGCCGGTGATGCGCCCGCCCTTGGCGCGGACCAGTTCGGCCGCGTCGGGGTTGCGCTTTTGCGGCATGATGGAGGAGCCGGTGGTGAACGCATCCGACAGGCGGATGAAGGAGAAGGGGGCGGAACACCAGATCACGATTTCTTCCGCCAGCCGCGACAGATGCACCGCCATGATGGACAGGGCGGACAGGTATTCCAGCGCGAAATCGCGGTCGGACACGGCATCGAGCGAATTGGCGGTCGGGCGGTCGAAGCCAAGGGCCTTTGCCGTCATGTCCCGGTCGATGGGAAACGACGTGCCCGCAAGGGCCGCCGAACCCAGCGGGGATTCGTTGAGCCTGCGCCGCGCATCCGCCAGCCGCCCCCGGTCACGGGCCAGCATTTCCACATAGGCCAGCAGGTGGTGGCCGAAGGTGACGGGCTGTGCCGTCTGCAGGTGGGTGAAGCCGGGCATCGGGGTCGCGGCATGTTCCTGCGCCCGGCGGGCCAGCGCGCGCATGAGGGAGGCCGCCTGCTGGTCCAGCCCGTCGATCGCGTCGCGCACCCACAGGCGGAAATCGGTCGCGACCTGGTCGTTGCGCGAACGCGCGGTGTGCAGGCGCTTGCCCGCCTCGCCAATGCGGTCGGACAGGCGGGATTCGATATTCATGTGAATATCTTCCAGCGCGGTGCTGAACGCGAACGTGCCCGCCGCGATCTCGCGCCCGATCTCGTCCAGCCCATCGGTAATGGCGCGCGCGTCCTCGGCGGAGATGATGCCGGTCCTGGCCAGCATGGCGGCATGGGCCTTGGATCCCGCGATATCCTGCCGCCACAGCGCCCTGTCAAAACCGATGGAGGCGTTGATGTCCTGCATGATCGCCGCAGGCCCCCCGGCAAAGCGTCCGCCCCATTGCGCGTTGGCCCCGTTCGCGTCCTGATCCGTCAGCGTTTTCGCATTCCCCGGCATTCTGTGTTCCAGCTACCCCAAAGTGTGATTAAGGACCATGTTGGCGTAACGCCATGGTTGCCGCGCACCCTACCCACGTGGGCCGTCAGATACAATCATTCCTGCGGGATGTGGGTTGTCGTGCGGGGTCTTTTACTCATGCGGCAGGGGCTGTAGGGTCGTTGCGCAATCCGCCCACGGCCAGAGGACGCCCCGCACAATGCCGCACGCAGCCCTTGCGCAAGAGCCGTCACGTTTGCTGACGCAGGATGATCCTCCGCCCGTTATCCAGTTCGGTCCATCGGCCGCCGGAA carries:
- a CDS encoding DUF4175 domain-containing protein; the encoded protein is MTTGQDSTQPGGDLPQRLAHARQQARRALWVERLWPLMLPGADAALGVGVLGLARLPQSLPDAVHTLLLAAIAAGAGYATWRAGERIRPPTAQETDRRVEQASGLSGQPLRTLYDRPANPRTPEIVFLWQRHLQRVTAELGHLRGGWPRPRLHAAGRWQVTAALGVLLAGGLLWSGGHAPSRIAAAFLPGMDDADTPAAQVNAWITMPDYAPGAPVFLDAAHTDATIPAGAQLTVTLNGLNGHPALRMRGAQDPALGPHDFRSLGNASWSAQATLLASGTLTLRGRGRVLTRWNLKVTPNPAPEIAWGKDPGSHDGEWRTRLPYHVSQPYGIASMHAELVMPDSPRDRLDVPIPLNGHPRMADDVATPDLSENPWAGEDVTARLVATSSSGVTATSAPVRLRIGARSFRNPLAKAILDIRKRIALRRENRTQGMRELLALGQADTMLTHQVGLLLALTSTAAMLDSEDVPDDYAITQATGRLWFLALDIEHNRHDINNEQADFGVQAAQEAVRQQLEHMRQMGPAGQGPDQQAELQHRMQALKDAISRKMQALAQQAMREHSAMPAIPEMTARGEQNLGRMMQQLQDDAAGGRNADAMQKLQQMEDMAESMRNATPQDMVQLAQQMQARQRARELRHALRDLTARQSQLLDHAQSRLDQARREQERDAAKHQTDMDEDGSDLSALSTADLLRQLGITPPGGAPAPASPPPSPESMTPEARTAQQHADRAVQHALARALHELRHEFKQFSGKDTPALDKAQTDMKAVRAALATGGDPDAANAEKKVLADLQQGDQQMRQSIRNQGAHGGMTVFLPMLSQGNGQGSHGSGGNRPGEEDDDDDADQQPTDSRNDRDPLGRKTGDTRQGMDNDTHVPDNASRERAREIEQELRRRDADRTRPPEELEYLDRLLRAF
- the lysA gene encoding diaminopimelate decarboxylase — its product is MAHAPLTCPGQDPSVADLLAARPALSMHAMDGLVLEDVPLNAIADALGTPTWVMSAGTLRARYRRLAAAFDATGRPVSIHFAVKANDHLAVLRVLAAEGAGADVVSGGELRRAMMAGIPAGRIVFSGVGKTPDEMRMALRAGIGQINVESAEELDLLSTIARAEGADAPVALRINPDVDAGTHAKITTGLATNKFGIPYNRAVDLYAHAAALPGIRPVGLAMHIGSQITRMQPYRTAYAKLADLVRTIRARGLAIDVLDCGGGLGISYRDESEGAPEALAAAIHAELGALGTRLAIEPGRWLAGPAGVLLSTVILRKRGYDGMPPFLVLDAAMNDLMRPSLYDAWHGILPLSAAGATAPTEQVHVVGPVCESGDTFGHDRTLPRMEAGSRLALLDCGAYGMVMSSTYNARPLAAQVMVDGGRWSVIRERQEIADLWAADRIPEWAGASLIPAGGGL
- a CDS encoding cytidine deaminase, with protein sequence MENDPLVRAAVDVRLRAYAPYSRFLVGAAVETVDGRIFAGCNVENAAYPEGTCAEAGAIAAMAAAGGRRIRRVVVCGGLDAPCTPCGGCRQKIREFAAPDTAVIMVSPQGETLLERTLSDLLPDSFGPGSLS
- the argH gene encoding argininosuccinate lyase, with product MPGNAKTLTDQDANGANAQWGGRFAGGPAAIMQDINASIGFDRALWRQDIAGSKAHAAMLARTGIISAEDARAITDGLDEIGREIAAGTFAFSTALEDIHMNIESRLSDRIGEAGKRLHTARSRNDQVATDFRLWVRDAIDGLDQQAASLMRALARRAQEHAATPMPGFTHLQTAQPVTFGHHLLAYVEMLARDRGRLADARRRLNESPLGSAALAGTSFPIDRDMTAKALGFDRPTANSLDAVSDRDFALEYLSALSIMAVHLSRLAEEIVIWCSAPFSFIRLSDAFTTGSSIMPQKRNPDAAELVRAKGGRITGALVGLLTVMKGLPLAYAKDMQEDKEPVFAATDAAALSLAAMDGMIRDLSVNAEQMRAYAGSGFSTATDLADWLVRVLKVPFRTAHHVTGRLVGRAEARGVGLADLTLEEMQAEEPGITRDIFSVLDVDSSIASRTSHGGTASDNVRAQSARWLDILGAQK